From a region of the Pecten maximus chromosome 18, xPecMax1.1, whole genome shotgun sequence genome:
- the LOC117316854 gene encoding alpha-(1,3)-fucosyltransferase C-like, which translates to MLILFMGPVMYALPYLSMHFRKKAMTSPEVVIDVLSDAPLHDWRNRSLNVGTVKWKHVHYYNLPGWLKTTNLFNSCANPCFLTTGKHLPQQDADTAIIFHAPDIMKMPEKKADGQIWIIHSMESPKNHHDVWGSWNNLINWTIGYRRDADIFSPYSVFTPKKKNGSFSDTTNNFIANKAWKAKLHEAVWFVSKCKTSSMRHDYASRLRRYVNIDIFGECGKFLCWRHLKNICQTFMNKWYKFYVSFENSLCRDYITEKSFSLYRQNLDLIPVTRSGANASLYLPPGSYVTTSDFFTIESLGTHLNRISRDFDIFYEHFKWKRHYTSVDMINSEDVFCELCRRLHETDHSTKYHRLYGSIETWLTGNDNFPICADVVDDIFKTPEPK; encoded by the coding sequence ATGCTGATACTCTTCATGGGGCCCGTCATGTATGCGCTACCCTATCTATCCATGCACTTCCGGAAGAAAGCGATGACGTCACCGGAAGTAGTTATAGACGTCCTAAGCGACGCACCATTACATGACTGGAGGAACAGGTCTCTCAATGTTGGCACTGTCAAATGGAAACATGTCCACTACTATAACTTACCAGGATGGCTGAAAACTACAAATCTGTTCAACAGTTGTGCCAATCCCTGTTTCCTTACAACTGGTAAACATCTACCTCAACAGGATGCAGACACCGCTATTATATTTCACGCGCCCGATATCATGAAAATGCCAGAAAAGAAGGCAGATGGTCAAATATGGATAATTCACTCAATGGAATCTCCGAAAAATCATCATGATGTATGGGGGTCGTGGAATAACCTAATAAACTGGACGATAGGATATCGAAGAGATGCCGATATATTTAGTCCATACTCAGTTTTTACTCCCAAAAAGAAAAATGGGTCATTCAGTGATACCACAAATAATTTTATTGCAAATAAAGCGTGGAAGGCTAAATTGCATGAAGCGGTTTGGTTTGTGTCAAAGTGTAAGACATCCTCTATGAGACATGACTATGCATCACGCCTTCGGCGGTATGTAAATATCGATATATTTGGAGAGTGTGGTAAGTTTCTTTGTTGGAGacatttaaaaaacatttgCCAAACATTTATGAACAAATGGTATAAATTTTATGTCAGTTTTGAGAACTCACTATGTAGAGATTACATCACAGAGAAAAGTTTTAGTTTATACAGACAGAATTTAGATTTAATACCAGTCACTCGAAGTGGCGCCAACGCTTCATTGTATCTCCCTCCCGGAAGTTACGTCACGACGAGTGATTTCTTTACCATCGAATCCCTAGGAACACATCTAAATAGAATATCACgcgattttgatattttttatgaacATTTCAAGTGGAAACGTCACTATACCAGTGTAGACATGATAAATTCTGAAGATGTCTTCTGTGAACTTTGCCGACGACTCCATGAAACGGACCACAGTACAAAATACCATCGTCTCTACGGCAGTATAGAGACGTGGCTGACCGGAAATGACAATTTTCCTATTTGCGCTGACGTTGTAGACGATATATTTAAAACACCTGAGCCTAAGTGA
- the LOC117316320 gene encoding alpha-(1,3)-fucosyltransferase C-like — protein MLMLPMEAQHHFANIRFVCTQTRMKRLFTCILIVMIFLFLYVEHLRYVTKQNVNKYIQRIPKDESLQVFFYNRPRDFSLDVFKHCDFACHMVDTGDYNKSYAVVFHSATLYNQQSLQKQNGHIWIFYTLEPPHRHPSANKLKKWHRLFNWTIGYRRDADILNMYGRFKTLPTERQNEMKQKLNLTGWKDKTEYAAWFVSNCFDNAKREEYVNMVKKIIFVDKFGNCGPMKCPKSQDTECQRMLKEKYKFYMSFESELCRDYITEKSFKLYWDYTNTIPIVRGGSNYSMYLPSHSYISTRSFKSVRELAKRMLVLSKDVTNSTQYFQWQTKYYVDSVAQEPFCELCKKLHDPMKYQRVYDNVNDWLRGSENIEICQKSKDLH, from the exons ATGTTGATGTTACCGATGGAAGCTCAGCATCACTTTGCAAACATCCGATTTGTCTGTACCCAAACCAGGATGAAACG ATTATTCACCTGTATTCTGATAGTCATGATATTCCTGTTTCTGTATGTGGAGCATTTGAGATATGTGACAAAACAAAACGTCAACAAGTACATACAGCGAATACCTAAGGACGAATCATTACAGGTTTTCTTCTACAACCGGCCACGTGACTTCAGTCTCGATGTCTTCAAACATTGTGACTTCGCCTGCCACATGGTAGATACGGGAGACTACAATAAAAGCTATGCTGTTGTGTTCCATTCCGCCACACTGTATAACCAACAATCTCTTCAGAAACAAAATGGACATATTTggatattttatacattagaACCCCCACACCGTCACCCCTCGGCCAATAAACTTAAAAAGTGGCACCGTCTGTTTAACTGGACGATCGGTTACAGAAGAGATGCAGACATTTTAAACATGTATGGACGATTTAAAACCTTACCTACTGAACGACAAAATGAGATGAAACAAAAACTAAACTTAACGGGATGGAAAGACAAAACAGAATACGCCGCGTGGTTTGTTTCTAATTGTTTCGACAATGCTAAACGAGAGGAATACGTGAACATggttaaaaaaatcatattcgTTGACAAATTCGGTAATTGTGGACCGATGAAATGTCCAAAGTCACAGGACACAGAATGTCAACGAATGCTTAAGGAAAAGTATAAGTTCTACATGTCTTTCGAGAGTGAGCTTTGTCGTGATTACATAACGGAGAAAAGTTTCAAGCTTTACTGGGATTACACCAACACCATACCTATAGTTAGGGGAGGTAGTAATTATAGCATGTATCTGCCGTCACACTCTTATATCAGTACACGGAGTTTTAAGTCCGTGAGAGAACTGGCGAAGCGTATGCTTGTTTTATCTAAAGACGTGACAAACTCCACACAGTACTTCCAGTGGCAGACAAAATACTATGTTGACTCCGTGGCACAAGAGCCATTTTGTGAACTATGTAAGAAACTTCACGATCCAATGAAATATCAACGTGTGTACGATAACGTAAATGATTGGTTAAGAGGAAGTgagaatattgaaatatgtcAAAAGAGCAAAGATTTACactaa